In Bradyrhizobium guangxiense, the following are encoded in one genomic region:
- a CDS encoding DUF6622 family protein yields the protein MFAYQVLIHTPPWVWVLLAYLVWQGIQSMQPRKTPIWRALILPVVFIVWGMSRIGFGPQGSAWPLIAWIAAALALLPLGVLTPRPFDVDHETGEIIRPGSAFALIRNLVVFSLQYGVGVISAIDAADRALAIIVGRAISGATAGYFIGSTVALLVAYRRKRAETA from the coding sequence ATGTTCGCCTATCAGGTGCTGATCCACACGCCGCCCTGGGTTTGGGTGCTGCTGGCCTATCTGGTCTGGCAGGGCATCCAGTCAATGCAGCCACGCAAGACGCCGATCTGGCGTGCGCTGATCCTGCCGGTCGTGTTCATCGTCTGGGGGATGTCCCGCATCGGCTTCGGCCCTCAGGGCAGTGCTTGGCCGCTGATCGCGTGGATTGCAGCCGCGCTGGCACTTCTGCCGCTGGGTGTGCTGACGCCACGCCCTTTCGATGTGGATCACGAGACGGGCGAGATCATCCGCCCCGGCAGCGCGTTTGCCCTGATCCGCAACCTCGTCGTGTTCTCGCTGCAATATGGGGTCGGCGTGATCTCGGCGATCGATGCGGCCGACCGCGCATTGGCAATCATTGTCGGCCGCGCCATCTCGGGCGCGACCGCCGGCTATTTCATCGGCTCGACGGTCGCGCTTCTCGTCGCCTATCGCCGGAAGCGCGCGGAGACTGCTTAG
- a CDS encoding LysR family transcriptional regulator, protein MNAELLDLKAFITVAETGSFVRTARALNLSQPALSRRIQKLEEGLGAPLLERSTRHVNLTMTGRDFLPKVRRLIDEFETSVLAIQDIGARSSGLVSVAAVPTAVFYFLPRAIGQFAEAYPRIRIRILDIGANEGLEAVARGEVDFGINFIGASHAEIEFEKLVEDPFVLACRHDHPLASRKQVSWPEIVPHRVITVGRNSGNRALIDNALARHGLQLNWSYEVAHLSGSLGLVEAGLGIAVLPRLATPAAGHPIIHTIRLVEPEVARTIGIVRRRGATLSPHASQFLKMLLEAWRSPAQTGGHGKPRSRSGEASSNTTSSPPKRRR, encoded by the coding sequence ATGAACGCGGAACTGCTCGACCTCAAGGCGTTCATCACCGTTGCGGAGACGGGAAGCTTCGTCCGCACCGCGCGGGCGCTCAACTTGTCGCAACCCGCACTCAGCCGACGCATTCAGAAGCTGGAAGAAGGCCTCGGTGCGCCGCTGCTCGAACGGTCGACGCGCCACGTCAATCTCACCATGACCGGCCGCGACTTCCTGCCGAAGGTGCGCCGCCTCATCGATGAGTTCGAGACCTCGGTGCTTGCCATCCAGGATATCGGCGCGCGAAGCTCAGGCCTGGTCTCGGTGGCCGCGGTGCCGACGGCGGTGTTCTACTTCCTGCCGCGCGCGATCGGCCAGTTTGCCGAGGCTTACCCGCGCATTCGCATCCGAATTCTGGACATCGGGGCCAATGAGGGATTGGAAGCGGTCGCGCGCGGAGAGGTCGACTTCGGCATCAATTTCATCGGCGCTTCGCATGCCGAGATCGAATTCGAGAAGCTCGTCGAGGATCCTTTCGTCCTGGCCTGCCGTCACGACCATCCGCTGGCATCGCGCAAGCAGGTCAGCTGGCCGGAGATCGTGCCGCACCGAGTGATCACCGTCGGTCGCAACAGCGGCAATCGCGCGTTGATCGACAACGCGCTGGCGCGACACGGACTGCAGCTGAACTGGTCCTATGAAGTTGCTCACCTCTCGGGTTCGCTGGGCCTGGTTGAAGCCGGCCTCGGCATTGCCGTGCTACCGAGGCTGGCGACGCCCGCCGCCGGCCATCCAATCATTCACACCATTCGCCTGGTCGAACCCGAGGTGGCGCGGACGATCGGCATCGTGCGCAGGCGCGGGGCGACGCTATCCCCTCATGCCAGCCAGTTTCTGAAGATGCTCCTCGAGGCCTGGCGCTCCCCGGCACAAACAGGCGGGCATGGCAAGCCGCGGTCCCGATCGGGTGAGGCAAGCTCGAACACGACATCGTCGCCTCCGAAGCGGAGACGCTGA
- a CDS encoding 4-oxalomesaconate tautomerase: MNDQIAIPCVVMRGGTSRGPFFLARDLPADARSRDAVLLSVMGGGHDLGIDGIGGGNAVINKVAIVGPASVPGADVDYLFAQVRVREGIVDTSPNCGNMLAGVGPFAIEAGLIAAAADRTHVRIHNVNTGKLIDATVATPGGRVTYEGEARIDGVPGTAAPVELSFPDAAGARTGRLLPTGRAVDRIRGIDVTCLDAAMPVMLVRAADLGWSGREAPSDFAESGFRARLEELRIEAGRRMGFPNPATTVIPKPVLIAPASGATLNVRYFMPHDCHTALAVTGAVAIATACVTPGTIAAEMVGPLAPPVPITLAHPSGQLVVRLEPGPVARVLRTARRIFEGHVFARRSHVPHSVLAA, from the coding sequence ATGAACGATCAGATTGCCATTCCCTGCGTGGTCATGCGCGGGGGTACCTCGCGCGGGCCGTTCTTCCTGGCCCGCGATCTTCCGGCCGACGCAAGATCACGCGACGCGGTCCTGCTGTCCGTCATGGGAGGCGGGCACGATCTCGGAATTGACGGGATCGGCGGCGGCAATGCCGTCATCAACAAGGTCGCGATCGTTGGTCCGGCATCGGTGCCCGGTGCCGACGTCGACTACCTGTTTGCCCAGGTGCGTGTTCGTGAGGGCATCGTCGATACCTCGCCGAATTGCGGAAACATGCTAGCGGGGGTGGGGCCATTCGCAATCGAAGCCGGCCTGATCGCCGCCGCGGCAGATCGTACCCATGTGCGCATCCACAACGTCAACACCGGCAAGCTGATCGACGCGACGGTCGCCACGCCGGGAGGGCGCGTGACCTACGAGGGCGAGGCGCGGATCGACGGTGTGCCGGGAACGGCCGCGCCGGTCGAACTGTCGTTCCCCGACGCGGCCGGCGCACGCACCGGCCGCCTCCTGCCGACGGGACGGGCGGTCGACCGCATCAGGGGAATCGATGTGACCTGCCTCGACGCGGCGATGCCGGTCATGCTGGTCCGCGCGGCGGATCTGGGATGGAGCGGCCGCGAGGCGCCCTCCGACTTTGCCGAAAGCGGCTTCCGCGCGCGTCTCGAAGAGTTGCGGATCGAAGCGGGGCGCCGGATGGGCTTTCCCAATCCCGCGACGACGGTGATCCCGAAACCGGTTCTGATCGCGCCCGCGAGCGGGGCGACCTTGAACGTCAGGTACTTCATGCCGCACGACTGCCATACCGCACTGGCGGTGACCGGCGCTGTCGCGATCGCCACGGCATGCGTGACACCCGGAACGATCGCTGCAGAGATGGTCGGACCGCTGGCGCCGCCGGTGCCGATCACGCTGGCCCATCCCTCCGGCCAGCTCGTGGTCAGGCTCGAGCCCGGCCCGGTTGCCCGGGTGCTGCGGACGGCCCGGCGAATCTTCGAGGGCCATGTCTTCGCCCGCCGGTCACACGTGCCTCATTCGGTGCTGGCGGCCTGA
- the dctA gene encoding C4-dicarboxylate transporter DctA has protein sequence MHKEALAGHANTEAGKPFYRILYVQVLIGLVLGVVTGHFWPEFGAALKPLGDGFVKLVKMMIAPIVFCTIVSGINSISDSREVGRTLVKSMALFYLLTALALLAGLIAVSLIQPGAGMHVSVSTLDPSVAAKFTKQAGATGFADFMLHIIPHSIFGAFADGEVLPVLLVSILIAFGLSRAGDGGVVVTKAVASFSHVLFVSFGFIMKLAPLGAFGAMAFTVGRYGIRSIGSLGLLILTFYIACSVFVVVVLGTLARLNGFSLWKTIRYFKEELLIVLGTSSSEPALPGALRKLEQLGCRKGVSGLVLPMGYSFNLDGSAIYLTLASMFIAQACDIHLTWGQIAAMLGLMLLTSKGAAGVTGSGFVALVATLSVMPDLPVTGVALLVGIDRFMSEARALTSMVSNCVASITISLWENACDREVLARELGQGSMPAVATAPKIATVPLVREDESWISTTQSAA, from the coding sequence ATGCACAAGGAAGCGCTGGCTGGACACGCGAACACCGAGGCGGGAAAACCCTTCTACCGGATTCTCTACGTCCAGGTGCTGATTGGCCTCGTGTTGGGTGTCGTCACGGGCCATTTCTGGCCCGAATTTGGCGCCGCGCTGAAGCCCCTTGGCGACGGCTTCGTCAAGCTGGTCAAGATGATGATCGCGCCGATCGTGTTCTGCACCATCGTGAGCGGCATCAACAGCATCAGCGATTCCCGCGAGGTCGGCCGCACCCTGGTGAAGTCCATGGCGTTGTTCTACCTGCTGACCGCGCTCGCGCTTCTGGCGGGGCTGATCGCCGTATCGTTGATCCAGCCGGGCGCCGGCATGCACGTTTCCGTCAGTACGCTGGATCCCTCGGTGGCTGCGAAATTCACCAAGCAGGCCGGTGCGACCGGATTTGCGGACTTCATGCTGCACATCATCCCGCATTCAATTTTCGGAGCGTTTGCGGATGGTGAGGTGCTGCCTGTCCTGCTGGTCTCCATCCTGATCGCCTTTGGCCTCAGCCGTGCCGGCGATGGCGGTGTCGTGGTGACAAAGGCCGTCGCCTCGTTCTCTCACGTGCTGTTCGTGTCCTTCGGCTTCATCATGAAGCTCGCGCCGCTCGGCGCCTTTGGCGCCATGGCGTTCACGGTGGGCCGCTACGGCATCCGCTCGATCGGCTCGCTCGGACTACTGATTCTGACATTCTATATCGCCTGTTCCGTGTTCGTGGTGGTCGTGCTTGGTACGCTGGCGCGGCTGAACGGCTTCAGCCTGTGGAAGACCATCCGCTACTTCAAGGAAGAATTGCTGATCGTGCTCGGCACGTCGTCCTCGGAGCCGGCGCTGCCTGGCGCGCTGCGCAAGTTGGAGCAGCTCGGATGCCGGAAGGGCGTATCGGGCCTCGTGCTGCCGATGGGCTATTCCTTCAACCTGGACGGCAGCGCCATCTATCTCACCCTGGCGTCCATGTTCATTGCGCAGGCCTGCGACATCCATCTGACGTGGGGGCAAATCGCGGCGATGCTCGGACTGATGCTGCTGACGTCCAAAGGGGCAGCTGGCGTCACCGGCAGCGGCTTCGTCGCGCTTGTCGCGACGCTTTCGGTGATGCCGGACTTGCCCGTGACCGGCGTGGCACTGCTTGTCGGCATCGACCGGTTCATGTCGGAGGCGCGGGCACTGACCAGCATGGTCAGCAATTGCGTCGCGTCCATCACGATCTCGCTGTGGGAGAACGCCTGTGACCGCGAGGTGTTGGCCCGTGAACTGGGCCAGGGCAGCATGCCTGCGGTGGCGACCGCGCCGAAGATCGCTACGGTCCCCCTGGTGCGGGAGGACGAGAGCTGGATTTCGACGACCCAATCGGCTGCGTGA
- a CDS encoding ABC transporter permease, whose amino-acid sequence MRKVLRLSRFNIASLTLGLAFLYLPILILIIYSFNASRLVTVWGGWSLRWYREFFNDRAMIEAAWMSLRVAVSSATIATLLGTLAAIALSRGERFRGRTLFSGMLYAPLVMPEVITGLSLLLLFVALNAERGFWTVTIAHTTLTMCFVAVVVQSRLGSLDRSLEEAAMDLGCDPVRAFLSVTLPLIAPAIVAGWMLAFTLSLDDLVIASFTTGPGSAPLPIRIYSEVRWGVKPEINAICTLVIALIALVIVMASLASKLSSSQGESAAPL is encoded by the coding sequence ATGCGCAAGGTCCTTCGTCTCTCCCGCTTCAACATCGCCTCGCTCACGCTGGGGCTGGCGTTCCTGTATTTGCCGATTCTCATCCTCATCATCTACTCGTTCAACGCCTCGCGCCTGGTGACGGTGTGGGGCGGCTGGTCGCTGCGCTGGTATCGCGAGTTCTTCAATGACCGGGCCATGATCGAGGCGGCCTGGATGAGCCTGCGGGTCGCGGTCTCCTCCGCCACCATCGCGACTCTGCTCGGCACGCTTGCGGCGATCGCGCTCTCGCGCGGCGAGCGTTTTCGCGGCCGCACGCTGTTCTCCGGTATGCTCTATGCGCCGCTGGTGATGCCTGAGGTGATCACCGGATTGTCGCTGCTGCTGTTGTTTGTGGCGCTGAATGCCGAGCGTGGGTTCTGGACAGTGACGATCGCCCATACCACGCTGACGATGTGCTTCGTCGCCGTGGTGGTGCAGTCCCGGCTCGGTTCGCTCGATCGTTCGCTCGAGGAGGCCGCGATGGACCTCGGCTGCGACCCGGTCCGCGCCTTTCTTTCGGTGACATTGCCGCTGATCGCCCCCGCGATCGTCGCAGGCTGGATGCTGGCCTTCACGCTGTCGCTGGACGATCTCGTGATCGCGAGCTTCACCACCGGCCCTGGCTCGGCCCCCCTGCCGATCCGCATCTATTCCGAGGTGCGTTGGGGGGTGAAGCCGGAGATCAACGCGATCTGCACGTTGGTGATCGCGCTAATCGCGCTCGTCATTGTCATGGCTTCGCTCGCCTCGAAACTGTCGAGCTCGCAGGGAGAGAGCGCTGCGCCGCTGTAA
- a CDS encoding ABC transporter substrate-binding protein codes for MKSKVIGAVSLAVAAAGLFAAAAPAFAQQKTITVWWGKGFYRSEDDALIETIKKFEAKTGIKVELSQYAIQDMIPKTVAALDAGTVPDVAYSDSYDVQAQGKWAYEGKLEDLSDVMEPIKDRFVQNTLDASILYNDVTKKKAYYGFPLKQQSMHVQIWNDMLEKAGFKQADIPNDWSGYWTFWCDKVQPAIRKATGQRIYAVGQPMGVESTDAFQSFYTFMDAYHVKLVDDDGKLLVDDPKVRENLIKAMKDYTDTYIKGCTPPSSTTWKDPDNNVAFHNKTIVMTHNFTISIAAKWFEDSQNQALTQEQRDAGKKAYEQDIITASFPKAPDGSTIRYRSDVKTGLIFTAAKNKAEAKQFISFLLQEENVRPYIEGALGRWFPVTKESQESPFWQADKHRKAVYTQFKGGTAAFDFTKNWKFTILNNENVWAKAMNRVVSEKVPVDKAVDELIARIKQVAG; via the coding sequence GTGAAATCCAAGGTTATTGGCGCAGTATCACTGGCGGTCGCTGCGGCCGGGCTGTTTGCAGCCGCTGCACCCGCATTTGCGCAGCAGAAGACGATCACGGTCTGGTGGGGCAAGGGCTTTTATCGCTCCGAAGACGACGCACTGATCGAGACGATCAAGAAATTCGAAGCCAAGACCGGCATCAAGGTCGAATTGTCGCAATACGCGATCCAGGACATGATTCCGAAGACGGTCGCCGCGCTCGATGCCGGCACCGTGCCCGACGTCGCCTATTCCGATTCCTATGACGTCCAGGCCCAGGGCAAGTGGGCCTATGAAGGCAAGCTCGAGGATCTCTCCGACGTCATGGAACCGATCAAGGACCGGTTCGTGCAGAACACGCTGGATGCGTCGATCCTCTACAATGACGTCACCAAGAAGAAAGCCTATTACGGCTTCCCGCTGAAGCAGCAGAGCATGCACGTCCAGATCTGGAACGACATGCTGGAGAAGGCCGGCTTCAAACAGGCAGATATCCCGAACGACTGGTCGGGCTACTGGACGTTCTGGTGCGACAAGGTGCAGCCGGCGATCCGCAAGGCCACCGGCCAGCGCATTTACGCCGTCGGCCAGCCGATGGGCGTGGAATCCACCGATGCCTTCCAGTCGTTCTACACCTTCATGGACGCCTACCACGTCAAGCTGGTCGATGACGACGGCAAGCTCCTGGTCGACGACCCCAAGGTTCGCGAGAACCTGATCAAGGCGATGAAGGACTACACCGACACCTATATCAAGGGCTGCACGCCGCCGTCCTCGACGACCTGGAAGGATCCCGACAACAACGTCGCCTTCCACAACAAGACCATCGTGATGACCCACAACTTCACGATCTCGATCGCGGCGAAATGGTTCGAGGACTCCCAGAACCAGGCGCTCACCCAGGAGCAGCGCGACGCCGGCAAGAAGGCCTATGAGCAGGACATCATCACGGCGTCCTTCCCGAAGGCGCCTGACGGTTCGACCATCCGCTACCGCTCCGACGTCAAGACCGGACTGATCTTCACCGCCGCCAAGAACAAGGCCGAGGCCAAGCAGTTCATCAGCTTCCTGCTCCAGGAAGAGAACGTCCGTCCCTACATCGAGGGCGCGCTCGGCCGCTGGTTCCCGGTGACGAAGGAGAGCCAGGAAAGCCCGTTCTGGCAGGCTGACAAGCACCGCAAGGCCGTCTACACGCAGTTCAAGGGCGGCACCGCGGCGTTCGATTTCACCAAGAACTGGAAGTTCACGATCCTCAACAACGAGAACGTGTGGGCGAAGGCGATGAACCGCGTCGTCAGCGAGAAGGTTCCGGTCGACAAGGCCGTCGACGAGCTGATCGCCCGCATCAAGCAGGTCGCGGGTTAA
- a CDS encoding ABC transporter permease: protein MSARRIFARPARFAAIAPYVWMVLFFLVPFAFVLKISLSQTAIAQPPYEPVFDLMAGWEALKTAFAALSLDNFRLLASDDIYVFAYVRSLTVAVTATALLLLIGYPIAYGMARLPRRWQALAMVLVIVPFWTSFLIRIYAWINILQHDGLLNQILLALHLVSQPVVWLSTDSAMYVGIVYSYLPFMILPLYATLAKMEPALEEAASDLGAPPWQVFWLVTFPLSLPGVGAGVLLCFIPIVGEFVIPDLLAGSNSLMIGQTLWLEFFTNKDWPVASAAAIVLLVVLLVPLLLYERLQKRQLEQGR from the coding sequence ATGAGCGCCCGCCGCATCTTCGCAAGGCCTGCGCGCTTTGCCGCGATCGCGCCTTATGTCTGGATGGTGCTGTTCTTCCTGGTGCCGTTCGCCTTCGTGCTGAAGATCAGCCTGTCGCAGACCGCGATCGCACAGCCGCCTTATGAACCCGTGTTCGATCTGATGGCGGGGTGGGAGGCACTCAAGACGGCCTTTGCCGCGCTGTCGCTCGACAATTTCAGGCTGCTCGCCTCCGACGACATCTACGTGTTCGCCTATGTGCGCAGCCTCACCGTCGCCGTGACGGCGACTGCCCTGCTGCTGCTGATCGGCTACCCCATCGCCTACGGCATGGCGCGGCTGCCGAGGCGTTGGCAGGCGCTGGCGATGGTGCTGGTGATCGTGCCGTTCTGGACCTCGTTCCTGATCCGCATCTATGCCTGGATCAACATCCTCCAGCACGACGGCCTGCTCAACCAGATCCTGCTGGCGCTGCACCTGGTCAGCCAGCCTGTGGTCTGGCTCTCCACCGACAGCGCGATGTATGTCGGCATCGTCTATTCCTATCTGCCGTTCATGATCCTGCCGCTTTACGCCACGCTCGCCAAGATGGAGCCTGCGCTGGAGGAGGCGGCCTCTGATCTCGGCGCGCCGCCATGGCAGGTGTTCTGGCTTGTCACCTTCCCGCTGTCGCTGCCCGGGGTCGGCGCCGGCGTGCTCTTGTGTTTCATCCCGATCGTCGGCGAGTTCGTCATTCCGGACCTTCTGGCCGGCTCCAATTCGCTGATGATCGGCCAGACCCTGTGGCTCGAGTTCTTCACCAACAAGGACTGGCCGGTCGCCTCCGCCGCGGCCATCGTGCTGCTGGTGGTGCTGCTGGTGCCGCTCTTGCTGTACGAGCGGCTGCAGAAACGGCAATTGGAACAGGGGCGTTGA
- a CDS encoding carbohydrate ABC transporter permease has translation MAITLSGDQALPGPPLSSRLTPAQVWGIVLLAPYLLVFLAFVVYPVCYGLWLARAPGNYVALYNDPIFARAAVNTLIFLVIGINIKMLIALFLSGFFAVQRPWIKWLSVIFILPWAVPSIPTILSVRFMLNPEWGVINHLIFSFTGDDGPNWLNDPTVALSMAIGVHIWKSLPFWTLILITGRLAISHDLFEAAEVDGASWWQKFRYITWPSMQTLYVTCTLLSMIWTLGDFNSVYLLTGGGPADLTHVLSTLGIRYLRLDQLSLAMASIVCAMPFVLPLVYFMMKRLSR, from the coding sequence ATGGCGATCACGCTCTCAGGCGATCAGGCACTTCCCGGCCCGCCCCTGTCGTCACGGCTGACCCCGGCGCAGGTGTGGGGCATCGTGCTGCTCGCACCCTATCTGCTCGTTTTCCTTGCCTTCGTCGTCTATCCCGTCTGCTACGGGCTATGGCTGGCGCGCGCTCCGGGGAACTACGTCGCACTCTACAACGACCCGATCTTCGCACGTGCCGCGGTCAACACGCTGATCTTCCTGGTCATCGGCATCAACATCAAGATGCTGATCGCGCTGTTCCTGTCAGGCTTCTTCGCCGTGCAGCGCCCCTGGATCAAATGGCTCTCGGTGATCTTCATCCTGCCCTGGGCCGTGCCGTCGATTCCGACCATCCTGTCGGTGCGATTCATGCTCAACCCCGAATGGGGCGTGATCAACCACCTCATCTTCTCCTTCACCGGCGACGACGGCCCGAACTGGCTGAACGATCCGACCGTGGCGCTCAGCATGGCGATCGGCGTGCACATCTGGAAGTCGCTGCCGTTCTGGACGCTGATCCTGATCACCGGCCGCCTTGCGATCTCGCACGATTTGTTCGAGGCCGCCGAGGTCGACGGCGCGAGCTGGTGGCAGAAATTCCGCTACATCACCTGGCCGTCGATGCAGACGCTCTACGTCACCTGCACGCTGCTCTCGATGATCTGGACGCTCGGCGACTTCAACAGCGTCTACCTGCTCACCGGCGGTGGCCCGGCCGACCTCACCCACGTGCTGTCGACGCTCGGCATCCGCTATCTCCGGCTCGACCAGCTCTCGCTGGCAATGGCATCCATCGTCTGCGCGATGCCGTTCGTCCTGCCGCTCGTGTACTTCATGATGAAACGGTTGTCGCGATGA
- a CDS encoding ABC transporter ATP-binding protein, with translation MAEELPGTDIAADAAARDVLPAAGPLLRIEGVAKTFGTFRAVDGVSLDIKAGEFFALLGPSGCGKTTLLRMLAGFEAPDEGRILLGGKDIAQALPHERPINMMFQNYALFPHLSVRDNIAFGLKRAGMARADIATRVAEMVALVKLEGLEKRRPDQLSGGQRQRVALARALARRPQLLLLEEPLAALDKKLRESTQVELMELQRRLGMTFIIVTHDQEEAMTMASRIGVMKSGKLAQVSPPRELYEAPRSRWIAEFVGDVNLFDGETKLRDGHRLIIGTRDAGTLVVAEPREPLGAGRFSIAIRPEKIKLSRRGPVNEAGRGTAINALDGVIADIGYLGGTTTYKVKLDTGGLVQVSVANSARLDVDAYSLNQRVVAWFTPDDCVVLES, from the coding sequence ATGGCGGAAGAGTTGCCCGGAACGGATATCGCGGCTGATGCAGCCGCCAGAGATGTGCTTCCCGCAGCCGGGCCGTTGCTGCGCATCGAGGGCGTCGCCAAGACGTTCGGGACGTTCCGCGCCGTCGACGGCGTCTCACTCGACATCAAGGCCGGCGAGTTCTTCGCGCTGCTGGGCCCAAGCGGCTGCGGCAAGACCACGCTCCTGCGCATGCTCGCGGGATTTGAGGCGCCGGACGAGGGGCGCATATTGCTCGGCGGCAAGGATATCGCGCAGGCGCTGCCGCATGAGCGTCCCATCAACATGATGTTCCAGAACTACGCGCTGTTCCCGCATCTGTCGGTGCGCGACAACATCGCCTTCGGCCTGAAGCGCGCCGGCATGGCGCGCGCCGACATCGCCACGCGCGTGGCGGAGATGGTCGCGCTGGTGAAGCTCGAGGGGTTGGAGAAGCGCAGGCCGGACCAGCTTTCCGGCGGCCAGCGCCAGCGCGTGGCACTCGCCCGCGCATTGGCGCGCCGGCCGCAGCTCCTGCTGCTCGAGGAGCCGCTCGCGGCACTCGACAAGAAGCTGCGCGAGAGCACGCAAGTCGAATTGATGGAGCTGCAGCGCCGGCTCGGCATGACCTTCATCATCGTCACGCACGATCAGGAGGAGGCGATGACGATGGCGAGCCGGATCGGGGTGATGAAATCAGGCAAGCTTGCCCAGGTCTCGCCCCCGCGCGAGCTCTACGAGGCGCCGCGCTCGCGCTGGATCGCGGAATTCGTCGGCGACGTCAATCTGTTCGACGGTGAGACCAAATTGCGGGACGGTCATCGTCTGATCATTGGTACGCGTGATGCGGGTACGCTGGTGGTGGCCGAGCCGCGCGAACCGCTCGGTGCGGGACGATTCTCGATCGCGATCCGTCCCGAGAAGATCAAGCTGTCGCGCCGCGGGCCGGTGAACGAGGCTGGCCGTGGAACCGCCATCAACGCCCTGGATGGCGTGATCGCCGACATCGGCTATCTCGGCGGCACCACCACTTATAAGGTGAAGCTCGACACTGGCGGGCTGGTGCAGGTCTCCGTCGCCAACAGCGCGCGGCTCGACGTCGATGCCTACAGCCTTAACCAGCGTGTCGTCGCCTGGTTCACGCCTGACGATTGCGTGGTGCTGGAATCATGA
- a CDS encoding carbohydrate ABC transporter permease: MKLPSLREVATEARLLLIGIPVFLWTMIPIYHMFLFAISPKEDAFSGKLWPDHPTLHNFEIVFKQQHYFLRDFYVQFWNSTVIAASVGVLTLFIATAAAFSISRLKVPGGRMVLNLALFTYFIPAAFLAVPMYRTMGNYGLLNNHWSLILAMVTIASPYAIWVLKQASDKLPVELDEAAVMDGATTLQIFRLVYLPLMMPSLVAIGTYAVLLAWNEYLYAFLLLSNDREITLPVALGNFLAADDSPWELLMTTGFIYALPPAAVYYAFRRYMVGGLTAGAVKS, translated from the coding sequence ATGAAGCTCCCCTCCTTGCGTGAAGTCGCGACCGAAGCGCGGCTCCTGCTGATCGGCATTCCCGTCTTCCTGTGGACGATGATTCCGATCTATCACATGTTCCTGTTTGCGATCTCCCCGAAGGAGGATGCGTTCTCGGGCAAGCTGTGGCCGGATCATCCGACGCTGCACAACTTCGAGATCGTGTTCAAGCAGCAGCATTATTTCCTGCGCGACTTCTACGTCCAGTTCTGGAATTCGACGGTGATCGCGGCGTCCGTCGGCGTGCTGACGCTGTTCATCGCGACCGCCGCGGCGTTCTCGATCTCGCGGCTGAAGGTGCCAGGCGGTCGCATGGTGTTGAACCTCGCGCTGTTCACATATTTCATCCCCGCGGCGTTCCTCGCCGTGCCGATGTACCGGACCATGGGCAATTACGGCCTGCTCAACAATCACTGGTCGCTGATCCTGGCGATGGTGACGATCGCGAGCCCGTACGCAATCTGGGTGCTCAAGCAGGCCTCCGACAAGCTGCCGGTCGAGCTGGACGAAGCCGCCGTGATGGACGGCGCGACGACGCTGCAGATCTTCCGCCTGGTCTACCTGCCGCTGATGATGCCCTCGCTGGTCGCGATCGGCACCTACGCGGTGCTGCTGGCCTGGAACGAATATCTCTACGCGTTCCTGCTGCTCTCCAATGACCGCGAGATCACCCTCCCCGTCGCGCTTGGCAACTTTCTCGCTGCCGACGATTCGCCCTGGGAGCTGCTGATGACCACCGGCTTCATCTATGCGCTGCCGCCGGCCGCAGTCTATTACGCCTTCCGCCGCTACATGGTGGGCGGGCTCACAGCGGGCGCGGTGAAGTCCTAG